In a single window of the Terrirubrum flagellatum genome:
- the rplS gene encoding 50S ribosomal protein L19: MNIIEQLDKEQVAKLSAGKDIPDFQPGDTVIVNVKVVEGDRTRVQAYEGVCIARARSGLNQNFTVRKISYGEGVERVFPLYSPMIDSIKLVRKGKVRRAKLYYLRDRRGKSARITERVDTKGKGGEAAA; encoded by the coding sequence ATGAACATCATCGAGCAGCTCGACAAAGAGCAGGTCGCCAAGCTGAGCGCCGGCAAAGACATCCCGGACTTCCAGCCCGGCGACACCGTCATCGTCAACGTCAAGGTGGTTGAAGGCGATCGCACCCGCGTGCAGGCCTATGAAGGCGTCTGCATCGCCCGCGCCCGCAGCGGCCTCAACCAGAACTTCACCGTCCGCAAGATCTCCTACGGCGAAGGCGTCGAGCGCGTATTCCCGCTCTATTCACCGATGATCGACTCGATCAAGCTCGTCCGCAAAGGCAAGGTCCGTCGCGCGAAGCTCTATTATCTCCGTGATCGTCGCGGCAAATCGGCCCGCATCACCGAACGCGTGGACACGAAGGGCAAGGGCGGCGAAGCCGCCGCGTAA
- a CDS encoding DsbE family thiol:disulfide interchange protein codes for MSEASQRDAPSAARTRLLVIAPLAIFLALSGLFLFRLFVADPSRLPSAMIGRTAPDFTLPPLEGATRDGAAVPGFDTAALKSGRPIIVNVFASWCVPCHEEHPRLMELAADPSVTIAGIAYKDEPDNSRRFLGAKGNPYSRIGVDRSGRSTIDWGVYGVPETFVVDGSGVILHKHVGPLTPQAVELIRKLVRSSKG; via the coding sequence ATGAGCGAGGCCTCGCAACGCGATGCGCCGTCCGCCGCGCGCACAAGGCTGCTTGTGATCGCGCCGCTTGCGATCTTCCTCGCGCTCAGCGGTCTATTTCTCTTCAGGCTCTTCGTCGCCGACCCCTCCAGGCTGCCTTCGGCCATGATTGGCCGAACGGCGCCGGACTTCACGTTACCGCCGCTGGAGGGCGCGACGCGCGACGGCGCGGCTGTTCCCGGCTTCGATACGGCGGCGCTGAAGAGCGGCCGCCCGATCATCGTGAACGTCTTCGCCTCCTGGTGCGTGCCCTGCCACGAGGAGCATCCGCGGCTCATGGAGCTCGCCGCCGATCCCTCAGTGACGATCGCCGGAATCGCCTACAAGGACGAGCCGGACAATTCGCGCCGCTTCCTTGGCGCCAAGGGCAACCCCTATTCCCGCATCGGCGTCGACCGCAGCGGCCGCTCGACCATCGACTGGGGCGTTTATGGCGTGCCCGAGACCTTCGTGGTCGACGGCTCAGGCGTGATCCTGCACAAGCATGTCGGGCCGCTGACCCCTCAAGCAGTCGAGCTGATCCGTAAACTCGTCCGGAGTTCAAAGGGCTGA
- the ccmD gene encoding heme exporter protein CcmD, with amino-acid sequence MTPDHWPFVIAAYVAAGVIIIAMILWSALDYRSVTRGLSELEGRGARRRGERPS; translated from the coding sequence ATGACCCCCGATCACTGGCCTTTCGTCATCGCGGCCTACGTCGCAGCGGGCGTCATCATCATCGCGATGATCCTCTGGAGCGCGCTCGATTATCGCTCCGTGACGCGGGGCCTGTCAGAACTGGAAGGGCGCGGCGCGCGCCGCCGCGGCGAACGACCATCATGA